A genomic window from Quercus lobata isolate SW786 chromosome 10, ValleyOak3.0 Primary Assembly, whole genome shotgun sequence includes:
- the LOC115964016 gene encoding serine/threonine-protein kinase 16 — MGCSFSGLNALYDAVNGGGDVWINDNRFRVVRQLGEGGFSYVFLVKEVLADSASASGGGSGLAKKVKDPSHLADDGTYAMKKVLIQNTEQLEMVREEIRVSSLFSHPNLLPLLDHAIISVKPTPGGSRNHEAYLLFPVHLDGTLLDNANAMKAKKEFFSTSDVLHIFRQLCAGLKHMHNLDPPYAHNDVKPGNIVLTHRKGQPPLAILMDFGSARPARRQIRSRSEALQLQEWASEHCSAPFRAPELWDCPSHADIDERTDIWSLGCTLYAIMYGLSPFEYALGESGGSLQLAIVNAQVKWPTGPKPKYPDALHQFVTWMLQPQAAVRPHIDDIVIHVDKLIAKFSN, encoded by the exons atgGGGTGCTCATTTTCTGGGCTGAATGCGCTGTACGACGCCGTTAATGGAGGAGGGGACGTGTGGATCAATGACAACCGGTTCAGGGTCGTGAGGCAACTCGGCGAGGGTGGGTTCTCCTACGTTTTCTTGGTCAAGGAGGTGCTCGCCGACTCTGCTTCTGCCTCTGGTGGTGGGTCTGGTTTGGCTAAGAAAGTCAAGGACCCTTCCCATCTCGCTG ATGATGGCACTTACGCTATGAAAAAAGTTCTGATTCAGAATACTGAACAGTTGGAGATGGTGAGGGAGGAGATCCGTGTTTCCTCACTGTTCAGTCATCCCAATCTGCTTCCACTTCTTGATCATGCTATCATTTCTGTTAAG CCTACACCAGGAGGGTCTCGGAACCATGAAGCGTACTTGTTATTTCCTGTTCATTTGGATGGAACTTTACTGGACAATGCAAATGCCATGAAAGCCAAAAAGGAGTTCTTTTCTACCTCAGATGTTCTACATATATTTCGACAG CTTTGTGCAGGCCTCAAGCATATGCATAATCTTGATCCCCCTTATGCACATAATGATGTCAAACCTGGTAACATTGTTCTAACTCATAGAAAAGGACAACCACCTCTTGCCATATTAATGGACTTTGGTAGTGCTCGACCTGCGAGGAGGCAAATTCGCTCTCGTTCAGAGGCACTACAGTTGCAG GAATGGGCATCTGAACATTGTTCAGCTCCTTTCCGAGCACCTGAGTTATGGGATTGCCCAAGCCATGCAGATATTGATGAGAGAACTGACATCTGGTCATTAGGATGCACTTTGTATGCAATAAT GTATGGTTTATCTCCATTTGAATATGCACTTGGAGAATCTGGTGGAAGCCTACAGTTGGCCATTGTAAATGCACAGGTAAAGTGGCCAACTGGTCCTAAGCCTAAGTATCCAGACGCACTTCACCAGTTTGTCACATGGATGCTTCAGCCCCAGGCTGCAGTCCGCCCTCATATAGATGATATTGTGATTCATGTCGACAAGTTGATTGCAAAGTTCTCTAACTGA